In Cervus elaphus chromosome 3, mCerEla1.1, whole genome shotgun sequence, the following proteins share a genomic window:
- the BCDIN3D gene encoding RNA 5'-monophosphate methyltransferase, giving the protein MAASTEQATGGVEKTAAEEKPRVLEPGAAPFGNFPHYSRFHPPEQRLRLLPPELLRRLFPQSSETRPILGLDVGCNSGDLSVALYKHFLSLHDGETCSDASRELHLLCCDIDPVLVERAEKECPFPDGLTFITLDFMNQRTRKVLLSSFLSQFGRSVFDIGFCMSVTMWIHLNHGDQGLWEFLAHLSSLCRYLLVEPQPWKCYRAAARRLRKLGLHDFDHFRSLAIRGDMASQIVHILTQDHGMELVCCFGNTNWDRSLLLFRTKQATETHPIPESLIEEGKERNRIRFWRQ; this is encoded by the exons ATGGCGGCGTCCACGGAGCAGGCCACGGGGGGCGTTGAGAAGACCGCGGCGGAAGAGAAACCGCGAGTTCTGGAACCCGGGGCAGCCCCGTTCGGAAATTTCCCTCATTATTCCCGCTTCCACCCTCCAGAGCAACGGCTCCGCCTCCTACCCCCGGAGCTTCTTCGCCGGCTTTTCCCTCAGAGTTCCGAGACAAGGCCGATCCTGGGACTCGACGTGGGGTGTAACTCCGGG GATCTGAGTGTGGCTCTGTACAAACATTTCCTTTCCCTACATGATGGGGAGACCTGCTCAGATGCCTCAAGAGAACTCCATCTCCTCTGCTGCGACATAGATCCTGTCCTGGTGGAACGAGCTGAAAAAGAATGCCCTTTTCCTGATGGGTTGACTTTTATTACCCTGGACTTCATGAATCAAAGAACCCGGAAAGTTCTCCTGAGCTCTTTCTTGAGCCAATTTGGACGCTCAGTTTTTGATATTGGCTTCTGCATGTCAGTAACCATGTGGATTCACCTGAACCATGGGGACCAAGGCCTGTGGGAGTTCCTGGCCCACCTTTCTTCCCTATGCCGCTACCTCCTTGTGGAGCCACAGCCCTGGAAGTGTTACCGGGCAGCTGCAAGGCGTCTCCGGAAGCTGGGCCTCCATGATTTTGACCACTTCCGCTCCCTGGCCATCCGAGGTGATATGGCCAGTCAGATTGTGCACATCTTGACCCAGGACCATGGCATGGAATTAGTATGCTGCTTTGGCAACACCAACTGGGACCGAAGCCTTCTGCTCTTCAGGACAAAACAAGCCACAG